In Topomyia yanbarensis strain Yona2022 chromosome 2, ASM3024719v1, whole genome shotgun sequence, one DNA window encodes the following:
- the LOC131682688 gene encoding zinc finger protein 271-like isoform X2, producing MFEKIRIEKYLCSVCSLEFKLEQVSPQCVGCMLNFSNHSEISSLILQRQSKKSDEVVPNETIGVVDSIIDNNIETDPDEGDDSDDFVLKQQSKKSDEVPRETLEQQPKKSDKEVPNEILVDNIFDEDDSAGFKMPRQWKLSDVTGLFDVFEISGSIYQNAQRKGPICCGCNNIFLTEADIEEHRKKEHSQSSGSGEFTCKLCLKSFQSDSSFSAHRNKLKQDCYESCKPCQLIFLTEIELMRHEIKFHIDKSALMIASGKYKRVTTIIYKCVPSCRNGYANQKQLIDHYYLVHKRTGTIDEEDTTCPYCGLHFPNERDFLEHMDRKVDSNQYQCIFESCKFTTDRLSCIVRHCTKGHKKKFPRFRWQKYMPDLKHFNVIGNIDESTEILQRKSGMCCGCSKIFELEEDLNRHYKEKHLPIEDGCQYRCSACGKGFRTKLGLSHHAFIISIRTHYHCRPCRTVMWRKTDLINHKSHIHADEQRVEIEGHYDTTFEDCFTCCGCEKQFQQQEELVRHRRLKHQRYGKRKTLQSVRCDLCNKFFANAEKLVQHKAMYESRKIYLCKTPSCAFRTRKRQAIVRHISGAYHYTADGKKFYVIGDNQVEYACCMKFCDFVSNSHDSVIEHSSKSHTERREYNANLCRKENLNCPVCMKGFRNSAALVNHQSFKWKRKPNIVPPSKTVCIICGKYLSATGMLNHMLMHENKRAWKCSLCPMGFNNETMLRHHHRVHSGEKLFKCRHGCDNRYKGSGDRTRHEKLVHLGIKPFSCLTCSDSFVRKRDLQLHERKHTGRKLYACDFRGDDFDKLSEFKLHKDKCS from the exons atgtttgaaaaaatacgAATCGAAAAATACTTGTGCTCTGTTTGCAGCTTGGAGTTTAAGCTGGAACAGGTCAGCCCCCAATGCGTGGGTTGTATGTTGAATTTTTCGAATCACAGTGAAATTTCAAGTTTAATTCTGCAGCGACAGTCAAAGAAATCTGATGAAGTAGTTCCAAACGAGACGATTGGGGTTGTAGATAGTATAATCGACAACAATATTGAAACAGATCCTGATGAGGGTGATGATTCAGATGACTTCGTTCTGAAGCAGCAGTCAAAGAAATCTGATGAAGTCCCAAGAGAGACCCTTGAG CAACAGCCGAAGAAATCAGATAAAGAAGTTCCAAATGAGATCCTTGTAGACAATATATTCGATGAAGATGATTCAGCTGGTTTTAAAATGCCAAGACAATGGAAACTTTCAGATGTTACCGGATTGTTTGATGTTTTCGAGATTTCTGGAAGCATATATCAAAACGCACAACGAAAAGGCCCGATTTGCTGTGGATGCAATAACATTTTTCTCACGGAAGCAGATATTGAAGAACATCGTAAGAAGGAGCACTCGCAGTCCAGTGGCAGTGGAGAATTTACATGTAAACTCTGCCTTAAAAGCTTCCAGTCTGATTCATCTTTTAGCGCTCACAGGAACAAATTGAAACAAGACTGCTACGAATCTTGTAAACCAtgtcaattgatttttttgactGAGATAGAGCTCATGAGGCACGAAATCAAGTTTCACATAGACAAATCAGCACTAATGATCGCTTCAGGCAAATACAAACGAGTGACCACTATTATCTACAAATGTGTGCCTTCTTGCCGCAATGGTTACGCAAACCAAAAACAGCTTATTGACCATTATTATCTGGTTCATAAACGAACCGGAACGATAGACGAAGAAGATACGACTTGTCCATACTGTGGGTTGCATTTTCCAAATGAACGTGATTTTCTGGAACACATGGATCGAAAAGTTGACAGCAACCAATATCAATGTATTTTTGAGAGTTGTAAATTCACTACGGATAGATTGTCCTGTATAGTACGGCATTGTACCAAAGGGCACAAAAAAAAGTTTCCACGTTTTCGTTGGCAAAAATATATGCCTGATTTAAAACATTTCAATGTAATCGGTAATATAGATGAAAGTACCGAAATACTGCAACGAAAAAGTGGAATGTGTTGTGGATGttcaaaaatttttgaattggAAGAAGATCTTAACAGACACTACAAGGAAAAACATTTGCCAATTGAAG ATGGATGTCAATATCGTTGCTCAGCGTGTGGAAAAGGATTTAGGACGAAGCTCGGCTTATCTCACCACGCGTTTATAATTTCTATTCGAACGCACTATCATTGCCGACCTTGCCGAACCGTTATGTGGAGAAAAACGGACCTAATTAATCACAAGTCCCACATCCACGCCGACGAGCAGCGAGTGGAAATTGAAGGGCACTACGATACTACATTCGAGGATTGCTTCACATGCTGCGGTTGTGAGAAACAATTTCAACAACAAGAGGAGCTGGTGCGACACCGCAGATTGAAACATCAACGATATGGGAAGCGAAAAACACTACAAAGCGTACGCTGCGATCTGTGCAACAAGTTTTTTGCGAACGCGGAAAAGTTGGTGCAGCATAAAGCAATGTATGAAAGTCGAAAAATATACCTATGTAAG ACACCATCGTGTGCGTTCCGCACTAGAAAACGGCAAGCAATAGTACGCCATATATCCGGTGCGTATCACTATACTGCCGACGGAAAAAAGTTCTACGTTATCGGTGACAATCAAGTGGAGTATGCTTGTTGTATGAAGTTTTGCGATTTCGTTAGTAATTCTCACGATAGCGTAATCGAGCACAGCAGCAAAAGTCACACTGAAAGGCGGGAATACAACGCTAATTTGTGTAGGAAAGAAAATCTCAACTGTCCGGTGTGCATGAAAGGATTCCGCAATTCGGCAGCATTGGTCAATCATCAGTCTTTCAAATGGAAACGAAAGCCCAACATCGTACCCCCAAGTAAGACCGTCTGTATCATTTGTGGAAAATATTTGTCTGCTACTGGCATGTTAAATCACATGCTGATGCACGAAAACAAACGAGCCTGGAAATGCTCATTGTGTCCAATGGGATTCAATAATGAGACAATGCTTCGACACCACCACAGAGTTCACAGCGGAGAAAAACTGTTCAAATGCCGTCATGGCTGTGATAATCGGTACAAAGGTTCTGGCGATCGTACTCGACATGAAAAGCTTGTTCATTTGGGAATCAAACCATTCAGTTGTTTGACATGTTCCGACTCATTCGTTCGCAAACGGGACCTTCAATTGCACGAAAGGAAGCACACTGGCCGAAAGCTGTATGCTTGTGATTTTCGCGGTGATGATTTTGATAAGTTAAGTGAGTTCAAACTTCACAAAGACAAGTGTTCATAG
- the LOC131682688 gene encoding zinc finger protein 271-like isoform X1 gives MFEKIRIEKYLCSVCSLEFKLEQVSPQCVGCMLNFSNHSEISSLILQRQSKKSDEVVPNETIGVVDSIIDNNIETDPDEGDDSDDFVLKQQSKKSDEVPRETLEVVDSIIGNDIEIDSDEDDDSDDFFLQQQPKKSDKEVPNEILVDNIFDEDDSAGFKMPRQWKLSDVTGLFDVFEISGSIYQNAQRKGPICCGCNNIFLTEADIEEHRKKEHSQSSGSGEFTCKLCLKSFQSDSSFSAHRNKLKQDCYESCKPCQLIFLTEIELMRHEIKFHIDKSALMIASGKYKRVTTIIYKCVPSCRNGYANQKQLIDHYYLVHKRTGTIDEEDTTCPYCGLHFPNERDFLEHMDRKVDSNQYQCIFESCKFTTDRLSCIVRHCTKGHKKKFPRFRWQKYMPDLKHFNVIGNIDESTEILQRKSGMCCGCSKIFELEEDLNRHYKEKHLPIEDGCQYRCSACGKGFRTKLGLSHHAFIISIRTHYHCRPCRTVMWRKTDLINHKSHIHADEQRVEIEGHYDTTFEDCFTCCGCEKQFQQQEELVRHRRLKHQRYGKRKTLQSVRCDLCNKFFANAEKLVQHKAMYESRKIYLCKTPSCAFRTRKRQAIVRHISGAYHYTADGKKFYVIGDNQVEYACCMKFCDFVSNSHDSVIEHSSKSHTERREYNANLCRKENLNCPVCMKGFRNSAALVNHQSFKWKRKPNIVPPSKTVCIICGKYLSATGMLNHMLMHENKRAWKCSLCPMGFNNETMLRHHHRVHSGEKLFKCRHGCDNRYKGSGDRTRHEKLVHLGIKPFSCLTCSDSFVRKRDLQLHERKHTGRKLYACDFRGDDFDKLSEFKLHKDKCS, from the exons atgtttgaaaaaatacgAATCGAAAAATACTTGTGCTCTGTTTGCAGCTTGGAGTTTAAGCTGGAACAGGTCAGCCCCCAATGCGTGGGTTGTATGTTGAATTTTTCGAATCACAGTGAAATTTCAAGTTTAATTCTGCAGCGACAGTCAAAGAAATCTGATGAAGTAGTTCCAAACGAGACGATTGGGGTTGTAGATAGTATAATCGACAACAATATTGAAACAGATCCTGATGAGGGTGATGATTCAGATGACTTCGTTCTGAAGCAGCAGTCAAAGAAATCTGATGAAGTCCCAAGAGAGACCCTTGAGGTTGTGGATAGTATAATTGGCAACGATATTGAAATAGATTCTGATGAGGATGATGATTCAGATGATTTCTTTTTGCAGCAACAGCCGAAGAAATCAGATAAAGAAGTTCCAAATGAGATCCTTGTAGACAATATATTCGATGAAGATGATTCAGCTGGTTTTAAAATGCCAAGACAATGGAAACTTTCAGATGTTACCGGATTGTTTGATGTTTTCGAGATTTCTGGAAGCATATATCAAAACGCACAACGAAAAGGCCCGATTTGCTGTGGATGCAATAACATTTTTCTCACGGAAGCAGATATTGAAGAACATCGTAAGAAGGAGCACTCGCAGTCCAGTGGCAGTGGAGAATTTACATGTAAACTCTGCCTTAAAAGCTTCCAGTCTGATTCATCTTTTAGCGCTCACAGGAACAAATTGAAACAAGACTGCTACGAATCTTGTAAACCAtgtcaattgatttttttgactGAGATAGAGCTCATGAGGCACGAAATCAAGTTTCACATAGACAAATCAGCACTAATGATCGCTTCAGGCAAATACAAACGAGTGACCACTATTATCTACAAATGTGTGCCTTCTTGCCGCAATGGTTACGCAAACCAAAAACAGCTTATTGACCATTATTATCTGGTTCATAAACGAACCGGAACGATAGACGAAGAAGATACGACTTGTCCATACTGTGGGTTGCATTTTCCAAATGAACGTGATTTTCTGGAACACATGGATCGAAAAGTTGACAGCAACCAATATCAATGTATTTTTGAGAGTTGTAAATTCACTACGGATAGATTGTCCTGTATAGTACGGCATTGTACCAAAGGGCACAAAAAAAAGTTTCCACGTTTTCGTTGGCAAAAATATATGCCTGATTTAAAACATTTCAATGTAATCGGTAATATAGATGAAAGTACCGAAATACTGCAACGAAAAAGTGGAATGTGTTGTGGATGttcaaaaatttttgaattggAAGAAGATCTTAACAGACACTACAAGGAAAAACATTTGCCAATTGAAG ATGGATGTCAATATCGTTGCTCAGCGTGTGGAAAAGGATTTAGGACGAAGCTCGGCTTATCTCACCACGCGTTTATAATTTCTATTCGAACGCACTATCATTGCCGACCTTGCCGAACCGTTATGTGGAGAAAAACGGACCTAATTAATCACAAGTCCCACATCCACGCCGACGAGCAGCGAGTGGAAATTGAAGGGCACTACGATACTACATTCGAGGATTGCTTCACATGCTGCGGTTGTGAGAAACAATTTCAACAACAAGAGGAGCTGGTGCGACACCGCAGATTGAAACATCAACGATATGGGAAGCGAAAAACACTACAAAGCGTACGCTGCGATCTGTGCAACAAGTTTTTTGCGAACGCGGAAAAGTTGGTGCAGCATAAAGCAATGTATGAAAGTCGAAAAATATACCTATGTAAG ACACCATCGTGTGCGTTCCGCACTAGAAAACGGCAAGCAATAGTACGCCATATATCCGGTGCGTATCACTATACTGCCGACGGAAAAAAGTTCTACGTTATCGGTGACAATCAAGTGGAGTATGCTTGTTGTATGAAGTTTTGCGATTTCGTTAGTAATTCTCACGATAGCGTAATCGAGCACAGCAGCAAAAGTCACACTGAAAGGCGGGAATACAACGCTAATTTGTGTAGGAAAGAAAATCTCAACTGTCCGGTGTGCATGAAAGGATTCCGCAATTCGGCAGCATTGGTCAATCATCAGTCTTTCAAATGGAAACGAAAGCCCAACATCGTACCCCCAAGTAAGACCGTCTGTATCATTTGTGGAAAATATTTGTCTGCTACTGGCATGTTAAATCACATGCTGATGCACGAAAACAAACGAGCCTGGAAATGCTCATTGTGTCCAATGGGATTCAATAATGAGACAATGCTTCGACACCACCACAGAGTTCACAGCGGAGAAAAACTGTTCAAATGCCGTCATGGCTGTGATAATCGGTACAAAGGTTCTGGCGATCGTACTCGACATGAAAAGCTTGTTCATTTGGGAATCAAACCATTCAGTTGTTTGACATGTTCCGACTCATTCGTTCGCAAACGGGACCTTCAATTGCACGAAAGGAAGCACACTGGCCGAAAGCTGTATGCTTGTGATTTTCGCGGTGATGATTTTGATAAGTTAAGTGAGTTCAAACTTCACAAAGACAAGTGTTCATAG
- the LOC131682691 gene encoding zinc finger protein 271-like: MASDSNPRCRICLRYDVNELVSLFCTYFPQKQLVANMIRDTLRQGKLDSPHANDGLPQFVCDDCVERLNTACSFRKQCIRTNSIFRRNIFQGISIEGSEERCRLCNETDVDEFISVFCIYAGDNKLIADIIEDSIGLVRPTEHDKLPQNICTKCFEQLTTTCTFREFMLNSIMEFKEEMSELIKVEPCIDDPSTYLVEYLNQEEDGWTIPEKKRKTNPSRSRQTECEEQDPFIYLDSPDLEADRMLPLFHTTEDAEYYEQLYFDGVICCCGLLLEKEEELVKHRALYHSNKTKAWSPIKCNDCNMRFKYSLELAEHQENRNRKYYYRCKICNVLTKEKLSLELHFEFTRFHPILDLSEEERLSFDEKVETTHNADNRCCGCNLAFPDGETLFEHIKKVHQGDMEGFPRFLCLICHSSFSDKQALMKHQMAYIGTRMYECREPKCEYSTDQRTFMKKHIDAGVHLIPEPLEYLPIEPEAAEFFCCFRNCLESFATMLNLEEHVSTEHGEQQLANSYFSQDETEGVCPLCKRHFPKEESFEAHIQSQTVRNHICSFCGCKFPTRDALKHHEKRNHLASVRVTYEYPCSQCEAVFASKSSLTKHVVRVHEDTKVPYSEICETCGKGFYNKLSKKQHIINVHVTDKPFKCNLCSVGFGSRAQQQRHQLTHTGNKPYKCSYCSNAYSTSGDCNRHERAIHLNDKPFHCEMCAASFIRNRDLQLHMTVHTGKKLHACNIDDCQFSTNIAKLLKKHCSEVH; the protein is encoded by the coding sequence ATGGCTTCAGATTCGAATCCTCGTTGTCGTATCTGCCTACGGTACGATGTGAACGAATTAGTATCCCTTTTTTGtacgtattttccccaaaaacaACTGGTTGCGAACATGATCAGAGACACGCTTCGGCAGGGAAAACTCGACAGTCCTCACGCCAACGACGGACTGCCTCAGTTCGTTTGCGATGACTGTGTCGAACGGTTGAACACCGCCTGCAGCTTTCGTAAACAGTGCATTCGTACAAACAGCATATTCAGACGGAACATTTTCCAAGGAATATCAATCGAAGGTAGTGAAGAACGCTGCCGACTTTGCAACGAAACGGATGTGGACGAATTTATATCGGTGTTTTGTATCTACGCCGGAGACAACAAATTAATAGCTGATATTATAGAGGATAGCATTGGACTGGTGCGTCCGACAGAGCATGATAAACTTCCGCAAAACATCTGTACGAAGTGTTTCGAACAATTGACAACGACTTGCACATTCAGAGAGTTTATGCTCAATTCGATTATGGAATTCAAAGAAGAAATGTCAGAATTGATTAAAGTCGAACCTTGTATCGACGATCCGTCTACTTATCTTGTTGAATATTTGAACCAAGAGGAGGATGGTTGGACGATCCCAGAAAAGAAACGAAAAACCAACCCCTCTAGATCACGTCAAACAGAATGTGAAGAGCAAGATCCGTTCATTTATTTAGATTCACCCGATTTAGAAGCAGATCGAATGTTGCCGCTGTTTCATACTACTGAAGATGCCGAATATTATGAACAGTTGTACTTTGACGGAGTTATATGCTGCTGCGGTTTGTTATTGGAAAAAGAAGAAGAATTGGTAAAACATCGGGCACTTTATCACTCGAACAAAACGAAAGCATGGAGCCCTATCAAGTGCAATGATTGTAACATGCGTTTCAAATATTCTCTAGAATTAGCAGAACACCAAGAAAATCGCAACAGAAAATATTATTACCGATGCAAGATTTGCAATGTATTGACAAAAGAAAAATTGAGCCTGGAGCTGCATTTCGAGTTTACTCGTTTTCATCCAATACTAGATTTGTCGGAAGAGGAACGGTTGAGCTTTGATGAGAAAGTGGAAACAACTCATAACGCAGATAATCGCTGTTGTGGCTGTAATCTTGCTTTTCCTGACGGAGAAACACTTTTTGAACACATCAAAAAAGTACATCAGGGCGATATGGAAGGGTTTCCCCGATTTCTTTGTCTGATTTGTCACAGTAGTTTTTCTGATAAACAGGCGTTGATGAAACATCAAATGGCATACATTGGGACTAGAATGTACGAGTGTCGTGAACCGAAATGTGAATATAGTACGGATCAACGTACGTTTATGAAAAAGCACATAGACGCTGGGGTTCATCTGATCCCAGAACCATTGGAATATCTTCCGATTGAGCCGGAGGCAGCGGAGTTCTTTTgctgttttcgcaattgttTGGAGAGTTTCGCGACAATGTTAAACTTGGAGGAACATGTCAGTACTGAACATGGCGAACAACAGCTCGCAAACAGCTACTTTAGCCAGGATGAAACCGAGGGAGTATGTCCACTTTGCAAACGGCATTTCCCAAAAGAAGAATCCTTCGAGGCTCATATTCAGTCGCAAACCGTGCGAAACCACATCTGTAGTTTCTGTGGTTGTAAGTTTCCCACTCGTGATGCTCTTAAACACCACGAAAAGCGTAATCATTTGGCGTCTGTTCGGGTTACTTATGAGTACCCTTGTTCGCAGTGTGAAGCTGTCTTTGCGAGTAAATCTTCGCTCACAAAACATGTGGTACGCGTTCACGAAgataccaaggtgccgtattccGAAATTTGTGAAACATGCGGAAAAGGATTTTATAACAAACTCTCTAAGAAGCAGCATATAATCAATGTTCATGTTACAGATAAGCCCTTTAAGTGCAACCTGTGCTCGGTGGGTTTTGGTTCACGGGCACAGCAACAAAGACACCAGCTAACCCATACCGGCAACAAGCCTTACAAATGTTCGTACTGCTCAAATGCGTATAGTACTTCGGGTGACTGTAATAGACACGAACGAGCTATTCATCTGAACGACAAACCTTTTCACTGCGAGATGTGCGCCGCCAGTTTCATTCGGAATCGCGACCTACAGCTGCATATGACCGTACACACCGGCAAAAAGCTACACGCTTGTAACATTGATGATTGCCAATTTTCGACCAACATTGCAAAACTTTTGAAGAAGCATTGCAGCGAAGTTCACTGA